The window AAGGCTCAGCATGCAGCGGGCAAGCGGTATGAGTGGAACATAACCGAACCTGACGTTCATATCGACGGTAACACTGCGTGGATGGCCTACGTGAACAAGGGCAAGATTACCGACGCGTCTGGGACGGTGGATCAGAGGTGGCTGGAGTCGGCTGTTCTTCAGAAGCAAAAAGGGGAGTGGAAGATCGTGTTCATGCATAGCACGCGCGTGCCGCCTGCGGCTGCGCCGAAGAGCTAATGTGGACCGAAGTTAGGGTTTGGTGGCGTGGTAGAGGCCGACGACGCCGAAGGTGTAGCTCGTCCAGGTGGCGTTGGTGAAGCCTGCGCTCTTGAGGAGCTGGAGCATGCGGGGTGGGCGGGGGAAGCGTTCGACGGAGGCGTTGAGGTAGCTGTAGGCGCGTTCGTTGCCGGTGATGAGGCCGCCGAGACGGGGCAGGATGGATTTGAAGTAGATGTTGTAGAGCGCGCCGGTGAGGCCTTCGGGCTGATTGCACTCGAGTATGCCGAGCTGGCCGCCGGGGCGGAGGACGCGGAGGATCTCGGTGAGGCCTTCGTGGTAGTTGGCGAGGTTGCGGAAGCCGAAGGCGGAGGTGACGAGGTCGATGGATGCGTCGGCGATGGGGAGGTGGAGGGCGTCGGCTTCTATGGGGACTACGTTGTGGGCCGCGAATTTCTTCATGCCTAGCGAGAGCATCTGGTGGGAGAAGTCTACGGCCAGGATGGGTGCGGCGCCGGGGGTTGTGGGGCGATGTTTGAGGAGCGCCATCGTCATGTCGCCGGTGCCGCAGCAGAGGTCGAGGGTGACGGCTTCGGGATGCTGGAGGATTGGTTGGAAGAGGCGGGCGGTGCGAGTCCACCAGGTGCGGTCGATGCCGGCGGAGAGGAGGTGGTTGGCGCGGTCGTATGCGGGCGCGATGGTGTCGAACATCTGCTGGACGTTTGCTGCGGCGTCCTGCTCGGTGGTGATGCCGGCGGGGCGGGCTCCGGTGGAGCGTTCGTGTTCGGGTTTGGTTTCGAGTGTCACAAAGCTTATGTTAGTCCCGAATGCTGATTAGCTTAATTCCGATGACAAGTAGACTGATTGCTATGGCTGCTTTCACGGAAGACGAAGTAGGCAAGACTTTAGATTGGGAGATTCTCCTCTATGGAAGTATCTCCATGTACCGAAATCGCAAGTATCTAGATGATGATCTGCAATGGCTGCGACTTCGCGGCTATCGCGTTTATAGCATCGATTGCAAGGCTTGGAAATCTGAAGCCGCGATGCTTGAGAGTTTTGGAGAGGTTCTTTCCTTTCCAGCTTATTACGGACGAAATTTCAACGCGCTTAGAGACTGCCTTGGGGATGTTGAGGTTCCCGATGAGAGTGGCTTAGTGATTGTCCTCGATTCTTATGACTGGTACACGAGGAACGTGGGGTTAGCGGGAAAGACTGTACTCGGCATTCTTGCTGAATGCTCCCGCCACTTTCTCCTCCGTGGACGACGGTTCATCACGCTGGTTCAATCGGACGATCCGTTGATGGCCTTCGAAGGGCTAGCAGGTGTTTCGACGCATTGGAACAGGCGCGAATGGCTAAATAAGGATCGCGGGCTCTAGCCAAATATGGTCTCTATTTGCGCATGAGGGTGAGCATGGATTGCGTGGCGGCCAGGAGCTCGGGTTCGGTGACGTCGCGGACGATTTCTACTTTGCCGATGGCGGTGGGGAGGATGAAGGAGCGTATGCCGCTGCGGTTTTTCTTGTCGCGAGCGGTGAGGGCTACTAGTTTTTCGGCGGTGGCTTTGAAGGTCGGCAGTGGGCCGTAGCGGAGGATCAAGTTTGCGATGCGGTTCGCGTCTTTTTCGCTGAGGGTGTTGCGGGCGCGGGCTACGCTGAGTGCCGCGATGCTGCCCCAGGCTACGGCTTCGCCGTGGAGGAGCTGCTTGTAGTTGGTGGCGGCTTCGATGGCGTGGCCGATGGTGTGACCGAAGTTCAGGATCATGCGGAGGCCGGACTCTTTTTCGTCTTTGCTGACGACGTCGGCTTTGACGCGGACGGAGGCGGCTACTACTTTCGTCAGCGCTTTGGTGTCGGCGTTCTTTTTTGTGTTGCTTGTGTCCAGGATGGCTTCGGCGTTTTGCTCCATGTAGCGGAAGAGTCTGGTGTCGTAGATTATGCCTGCCTTGATGGATTCCTGTAATCCGGCGCGGAGTTCGGCGGGGGGGAGGGTGCGGAGGAGGTCGGTGTCGGCGAAGACGGCTTGTGGGTGGTGAAAGCTGCCGATGAGGTTTTTGCCTGCGGCGAGGTTGACGCCGGTCTTGCCGCCGATGGAGGAGTCGACCTGGGCGAGGAGGGTAGTGGGGATCTGGACGTAGCGGATGCCGCGCATGTAGATGGCGGCGAGGAATCCGGTGATGTCGCCGATGACGCCGCCACCGAAGGCGAGGAGGAGAGCGTCGCGGTCGGCTCCGGCGGTGGCAAGTTGTTGGGCCAGGGATTCGACGCTGGCGAGGCGCTTGTGGCGCTCGCCTGGGGGGTGGAAGAGGACGGTTGGGGGTTCTTTGTCTTTGAAGGATGCCAGGAAGGGTTTTGACCAGAGGGCCCAGATGTTGGGTGAGGTAATGACGAAGGGGCGGAAGGGCTTGCCGGGGTTGAGTTTGCTAAGGCGCGGAGAAAGCGTGCGTAGGAGGCCGGGGGCGATGGTGGCGTGGTAGCTTGCGGAGGGCGTGTTGACGGGGATGACGGGCACTGTCTTTTTATCGTAGCGCATGGGTTTTGGGGTTGTGTCCTGCCGGACGGGCCCGCTGCGCTCGGGGCGGCCACTTCGTGGCGTGTTTACCCTGTCGTGGTGAGGTGGGCTGCTTGGTGCTCGCGATGCTCGCGCCGATCATTGGGGGCATGTGTTTCTAGTAGCATTGATGTATGGAACGGGTTGATTTTTTGGTAGTTGGGGCTGGGATTGCAGGGTTGAGCGCAGCGATTCGATTGGCAGAGGTGGGAACAGTTCTGGTGGTGACCAAGGAGGAGTTGGCGGAGTCGAATACGGCTTATGCACAGGGCGGGATCGCGGTGGCGATGGGTGGCGACGAGGATGTTGCACTGCATTTGGAAGACACGATGGCAGCCGGGGATGGGCTGGTGAATCGTGGGGCTGCGGCGGTGTTGGTGTCGCAGGGGCCGCGCAGGGTGGAAGAGTTGTTGGAGTGGGGGACGGCTTTTGATCGGCATCCGGCTGCAGAGGGGGGCGAGCTGATGCGGACGCGCGAGGGGGCGCATAGCCTGTCTCGGATTCTTCATGCGAATGGCGATGCAACGGGGCGGGAGATTGCGGTATCGCTGCTGCGGCATGTGCGGGAGGGGGGAGTTCGTAAGGGGTCAATAGAGTTGATGGAGTGGACTACGAGTGTGGACTTGATTGTGGAGGGAGGACGCGTGGTGGGGGCTACGCTGCTGGACGGAGAAGGTGGATTGCGGGTGGTGCAGGCGCGGGCGGTGTTGCTGGCTAGCGGCGGAGCCGGACAGGTTTATAGCGATACGACGAATCCCGCGGTGGCGACGGGGGATGGGATTGCGATGGCTTATCGGGCGGGAGCGGCGGTGAGCGATATGGAGTTTTACCAGTTTCATCCGACGGCGTTTACTGCGGAGGGAGCGCCGCGGTTTTTGATGAGTGAGGCGCTGCGGGGGGAGGGTGCGTTGCTGGTGAATGCGGCGGGAGAGCGGTTTATGGAGAGGTACCATCCGCTGCTAGAGCTTGCGCCGCGTGATGTGGTAGCGAGGGCGATTACGCGGGAGGGAATGGATGGCCCGGTGTATCTGGATATGCGGCATATGAAGAAGGATTTGAAGGCGAGGTTTCCGGGGATCTCAGGATTTTTGGCGGGGTATGGGCTGGAGTTGGGGAGAGATTTGATTCCGGTGCGGCCTGCGGCGCACTACCTGATGGGTGGGGTGAAGACGGATGTGCAGGGAAGGACTTCGCTGCCGGGGCTGTATGCGGCGGGTGAGGTGGCTTGCACGGGAGTGCATGGAGCAAATCGGTTGGCGAGTAATTCGCTGCTGGAGGGGCTGGTGTTTGGGGCGTTGGCGGCGGAGACGATGTTGGCCGAGTCTCAAGTGGCAAAGGACGAGTTGGTTGCTGCGCCGGTGGCGGGTAGCCCTGCGGGCGTGACCTCTGAGGCGGCTACTGAGAGGTGGATTCGGGAGTTACGAGAGTTGATGTGGAAGTACGCTGGGTTGCTGCGCGATGCGGATGGTTTGCGACAGGCTACGCGCGGACTGGATGCGCTGGCTGCGACGATGCCGAAGGGGCTGTTTCGGCGGGCCGTGGAGGCGCGGAATCTGCATGTGGTGGCTGAGTTGATTGTGGCTTCGGCGTTGGGACGTGAAGAGAGCCGTGGAGCGCACTACCGGAACGATTTTCCGCTGCGTGATGCGGTCGGGAAGCATTCGGTGATGCAGAGAGGGAGGCTGGAGTTTGCGGCGTGAAGGGATGATTCTTGGCGATGGGTGGGGGATTCGATGAAGACTGATGGTGATGATGGGCTTAGCGTGATTGCTGCTATTTTGGGCGCCGTGGTCAGCTTTGGTGTGACCTTTTCAGCGATTTTTTACAAAGTGGCGGACGTGCGGGTGAATGGGATCTTTCATGGAGGGCCAACTTCGCTCACGGCTGCGATGGCGGGGCTGTTTGGAGGCGGAGTTGTCGCCTTGGCCGTGTTGGTGTTTTTGTTGCGTTGGGGGAATCGTCTCGACGATAGCATTGACGGTTGATGCGTGCGGCCAAGTTCATCTATGCAGCGCGGCCGTTCGTTAGAGGATCGTCAACAGGACGGGGATGACGACGCCAGCTATGAAGATGGCGGTGATCAGGATTCGGTTGCGGATGTACTTGTAGGACATGTACAGGCCGGTGAGGGTGGAGACGAAGAGGCCGATAGCTACGATGAGGAAGAAGATCTTCAGGGGTAGGGCGTTGTGGGGCTTCGGCGTGGGGGCGTCGGAGGGCTTGGGTGAGGCGTTGGGCGCGAACTGGGTGGCGACGCTGGGTGACGCCGACTGAGACTTGTCGGTTGTGGGCTTGTCTGCGAGTCTCTCTACGGGGTTGTCATTCAATTTATCGGATGGCTTATCGCCTGACTTTTCCGGTTTGTCTGGGGGTGGGACCTTTCTGACGGGGACTACGGTGGTTTGCTTCTTGTGGATCTGGCCGAGGACGACGGCCCAAACGGGTGGTTTGTAGCTGCTGCTACGGGTAGTTTCGTGAAGGCTGAAGGTCTGGAGAGCTCCGGTGAAGGCGAAAAAGAGCAGGGCTGGGGTGATGAAGACGCCGAGATAGAGATGGACCAGGCGGGTGTACTTCAGAAAGGTATGCGAAGAAGACATTAAGTCTTTTTACCGAAAAAATCGAATTAGGACGAAGTTTGATCTGAGATTGAATGAGGTAAAAAAGGTGGGCCGGTGGCTTCGCACCGGCCCATAATTTGCAAACAAGGATGACTCTTTGGTGTCTGAGCCTTCTTAGGAAGCTGTTGCGAACTTGCGGCGGAGTACTCCAGCAGCGCCGATCAGTCCGGTCGCCATGAGGCTAAGAGTGCCTGGCTCCGGGACGGGGCTGTTGGCGGCTTTGAAGTCAAAGGAGCCAGTGCCTGCGCCGATACTGCCGTCGAAGTTGACTGAAGCTACATTGCCCTTCGCGCTTGCGTCGAGGCCGAGGAACGTTCCTACGGTGATGTCCCCGAGGGTCGCATCGGTAAACGAAAACGCGACACTCTTGCAGGGCGCAACAATTCTGAAGACCACGGTGACGGCGACGCAAGACTCGGTGACGTTGAGGACGCCGAGGGTTCCGGTGAGGTCGGTGTAGGTCGCGGTAAAGGTCTCGAGGCTGGTGCTGAAGAGATCGGTGTTGAAGACTTCGTAGTTGAAGACGTCGGCTCCGCCTTTGAGAGTTGGCGTGATGATTTGAGTGCCGGATCCGGTGTCGACGGTGGCGGAGATCGTGTCTGCATGGGAAACAGCTGGAAGAAGGGCGAGAGTTACCAGAGCGAGAAATGCGGCGTGCAGTTTCATAGGTTGAACTCCTTATGCCAAGGAGTAATGCAAGTGCCGGGCCAAAGAACTGTTCTTACTGGATTTGCCGGAGAGATGCGGTTTTCTGACTTGTTATTGGACAGCTTAAGGAATTTGTAAGACGAGGTGATATCAAAACTGGATTGCATTTGTCTTTGCAAAGATTGCTCGATTGCCTGCTGGACAAAAGGAAGGAAAATACTTTCCACTCGTCGACGGAAAGTGTTCTCCTCTCTGCTTTCTGGCAAGTGACCGTTCCGGTTACTGATGTTGCGGTGCGATCGTTACCTGTTCGCTGGTGTCGCTTCCTTATTGCGGAGCAGGAGCGAGAGAGTGATTGTGAAGCCGAGGATGATCACGATTGTGCTGAGGGAGAGGACTGGGCCTATTTCAAACCAGTGGGCTGAGAGCATCTTGAGTGCCGCGAAGGCGAGGACCGCGGCGAGTCCGTAGTGCAGAAAGCGAAGTTTGGCGAGGAGGTGGGCCAAGAGGAAGTAGAGCGAGCGAAGACCCATGACCGCCATGATGTTTGAGGTATAGGCGAGGAAGGGATGGCGGGTGATGGAGAGGACGGCGGGGATGGAGTCGAGTGCGAAGACGACGTCGGTGAGTTCGATGGCGATGAGGGCGAGGAAGAGGACGGTGATCATGCGGCGACCGTCTTCGATGACGAAGAACTTGTCCTGACGAAGGCTGACGGGATGCAGGCGGGAGAGCCAGGCTATCCAGCGTGGGGTGTGGGTCTCGTCTTTTTTGTCGGAGGGCAGGACGAGGCGAATGGCGGCAAGGAGCAGGATGGCGGCGAAGACGTAGCTGATCCATTGAAAGCGGGCGAGGAGACCGAGGCCGGCGGTGATGAAGGCGCCGCGCATGAGAATGGCTCCGGTGACCCCCCAGAAGAGGACTTTGGGCTGGTGGCTGGGCTCGATCTTGAAGAGTTGGAAGAGGAGCAGGAAGAGGAAGAGGTTGTCGATAGACAATGACTCTTCGATGGCGTAGCCGGCGAGGTATTCGGTTGCGGAGTGGCTGCCGAGGGTGCGGAAGATGAAGAAGGCGAAGGCGAGAGCGGCGCCGATCCAGAGGAAGGTGGCGGCGATGGAGGTGGAATGGACCTTCGCCGGGCCATGGCGGCGGACGTAAATGAGTTCGATCGCGAGGAGGGCGAAGATGAAGAGGTGAAAGCCTATCCAGTGGCTGATCGGAGTTTCGGCGAGCATCTCTTTTGGATGCTACAGCGCGGGGAGGCTACGTGCACGGAGGGAGTTGCGGTGAGGGCTCGTCGGGGGAGGGTCGACGGCGCGCTGGTGCCTAGAACGTGGTGCCAGACGTGTGTTTAGTGCGCGCCGGCGACCATGGAGTAGACGGTGTAAACGATAATTGCGATAACCACCCAGAGGATCGAGGACAGGAAGAGGCTGCGAGCGATGTCCACGACGTGATGGGTGTCGAGGAAACCATCTGCATTGGTTTCGCGTGCTGTTCGGTTGGTTAGGTTTGTGTATCTGGTGTGTATGTCTGAGTATGATGGTGTTTGCATGGTCTACCTCCTATCGGCCAAGACTAGGGCTGACTTTAGTTGTGCACTATCCCTCGAATGCGGCAGTTTGTAACTCGTTTGGGTCATAAATGGGTGTTTTTATAGGGTGGAAGCGGGTTTTGGCCTAGTTTGGTGACAGGTGGGCCGTGATGGGGTAGGATTTGGCGGTATTCAGGCTACCTAAATTCAATCACCCGGAGTGCGTATGAAGACAGCGATTCGTTTGATGGCGGTTGCGGCGGGGCTTCTCGGGACACAGCTTGCTTTGGGCCAGGCGACACCACCAGCGGGATCCACCGGAATCTGTAAGGACGGGACCTATTCGACGGCGGCGAGCAAACAGGGCGCGTGCCGGGGACACCAGGGCGTGAAGGAGTGGTACTCGGCGGCTGCGCCAGCTGCTGCGGCACCTGCTGCTGCGGCTGCACCGGCTCCTGGCCCGAAGGCTGTTCAGCCAGCTCCTGCTACTGCGCCAATGACTGCCTCAGCTCCGGCTCCGGCTGCGAAGAGCTCGCCATCGGCGAAGGCGGCGGCGTTGCCTCAGGCGGCGGGTGGTGGTCCGGGGCTGGTGTGGGTGAATACGTCCAGCAATGTCTATCACTGCTACGGTAGCGACTACTACGGGAAGACCAAGGCTGGAGCGTATATGTCCGAGGCTGATGCGAAGGCCAAGGGCGCTCATGCGGATCATGGGAAGGCCTGCACGAAGTAGGGTCGCTTCAGGAACTTGAATTCGTCTGCGCCTCTGATGCTCGTCTATGGTCAGGGGCGCTGGTTGATTAAGCGGATCATTTCGAGGAAGAGGTCGCCGGAGATCTGAAGGGATTTGGCGCTGATCTTGTCGAGGGTGTCCTGATCGGTGTGGTGGTAGCCGTCGGGTGTGGCGTCGGTGTGGGGGCCGTAGTCGAGGTCGATGATGTCGAGGACTGGCACGCCTCGCTGGCGGAAGGGGATGTGATCGTCGCCGAGGCCAGGGAGGTCGTTTTTGAAGATATAGGCGGAGTGGCCTGTATTTTTTGCGGCGACTTTGAGCATGTCGCGCAGCCAAGGTGTGGACATCTCGTCCAGATCGATGTTAAGGTCCTTGTCCGCGCACATGTCGGCGAGGAGGAAGGCTTTGATCTTGCTCAGGGTACCGTCGTTGGCCCATTTGGCAGCCAGGTGGCGAGTGCCGTAGAGGGAGTCGGAGTTGGACCACTCTTTGACGGCCTCTTCGCCGTCGTCGAACAGGAGCCAGATGGAGTAGCCCTCAGGGGGATGGGTGCGGAGGACGTTGCCGATCTCGATGAGTAGGGCGGTGGTGGCGGCGCCGTCGTTGGCTCCGTAGAAGTTGATGTCGCGGAGGGGGTAGTTGGTCTCGTAGTGGGTGGCGAGGACGATGATGCCGTCTTTTTTGCCGGGGAAGCGGACGATGTAGTTGTGCATCGTCTGGAGGCCGGCGGGAGTGGTGGCGGTGAAGGTGTCGGTTTCTAGGTTTCCCTTGGCGGCTTCAGGGGCGAAGTGTTGCTTGATGAACTCCTCGGCTTTGAGGTGGCCGGGGGAGCCGTTGAATCGCTTGGGGGCGACGTCGAGGAGTTGTTTGGTGAGGTTGTAGGCGGCTTGTCCGCTGAATTGGGTGTTGGTCTTCTGCGCGTGGAGTTCAGGTGCCAGGAGGAGAACGAGCAACAGCAAAATCGAGATGCGCGGATTCTTTCGCTTCGACAAGCTCATGGTCAGAATGACACTACTTTTGGAACCAGACGAATACGTCATGCGGCTTTTTTGGCCTCTCTGGCTTTGCGGCGGGCTGGGTGGACGAGGAAGGCGATGCCTACGCCGATGAGATAGAGAACCAGCATGGGGCTGGCGAAGAGACACATGCCGATGGGGTCGGGCGTGGGGCAGATGATGGCCGCAATGATGAAGATGGCGAGGATTGCGTAGCGGATGTGCTGGACAAGGAACTTCGCGTCAACGATGCCGAAGAGCGCGAGGAAGAAGATGAGGATGGGGAGCTCGAAGGTGACGCCCAGGCCGAGGATGACGGCGAGAAAGAAGTTGGTGTAATCCTCGATGGTGAGCACTGGGTTGAAGTTCTTGCCAAAGCCTCCGATGAGGACCTTGAGCGCGCCGGGAAAGACCCAGTGGTATCCGAACCATGCGCCCGATAGGAAGAGGACGATGGTAGCGGCCATGAAGGGGATGACGTAGCGCTTCTCGTTGGCGTACATTCCAGGCGCGATAAAGAGCCAGACCTGATAGAGGATGAAGGGTGACGCGAGGATGATGCCGCCGTAAAGGGCGGTCTTGAGGTAGAGGTTGAGGGGATCGGTGGGGTGGGTGTAGTTAAGGGCGATGTGGAGGTCGTTGAGCGGCTTTTGAATGATGCCGTAGAGCCGGACGTGAAAGGCATAGGCGATGCAGAAGCCGATCAAAAGGTAGACGGTGGAGTGAATGAGGCGCTTGCGGAGCTCGGTGAGATGCTCCATGAGGCTCATGCCGGGAAGTTCGGCGCGGTCGGTGACCGCTGCCCGAACGCTGTCGACCAGATCAGCCATGGTGGGTGGCCTCGCTGGTAGTTATCTCGGATATTTCGGACGAATGAGACTGGGGCTCGGAGACATGGGGGATGGAGTCGAGCACGGGAGTAAGTGCGGAGTTGCTGACGGGAAGGCCGGTGGAGGGTGGCATGAGATTGAGGTCGCCCGAGGTGGCGATGGGCAGCGGTGCGTGATTGGGCAGAGGCTCG is drawn from Edaphobacter lichenicola and contains these coding sequences:
- the ubiE gene encoding bifunctional demethylmenaquinone methyltransferase/2-methoxy-6-polyprenyl-1,4-benzoquinol methylase UbiE; this encodes MTLETKPEHERSTGARPAGITTEQDAAANVQQMFDTIAPAYDRANHLLSAGIDRTWWTRTARLFQPILQHPEAVTLDLCCGTGDMTMALLKHRPTTPGAAPILAVDFSHQMLSLGMKKFAAHNVVPIEADALHLPIADASIDLVTSAFGFRNLANYHEGLTEILRVLRPGGQLGILECNQPEGLTGALYNIYFKSILPRLGGLITGNERAYSYLNASVERFPRPPRMLQLLKSAGFTNATWTSYTFGVVGLYHATKP
- a CDS encoding barstar family protein; its protein translation is MAAFTEDEVGKTLDWEILLYGSISMYRNRKYLDDDLQWLRLRGYRVYSIDCKAWKSEAAMLESFGEVLSFPAYYGRNFNALRDCLGDVEVPDESGLVIVLDSYDWYTRNVGLAGKTVLGILAECSRHFLLRGRRFITLVQSDDPLMAFEGLAGVSTHWNRREWLNKDRGL
- the aroB gene encoding 3-dehydroquinate synthase, encoding MRYDKKTVPVIPVNTPSASYHATIAPGLLRTLSPRLSKLNPGKPFRPFVITSPNIWALWSKPFLASFKDKEPPTVLFHPPGERHKRLASVESLAQQLATAGADRDALLLAFGGGVIGDITGFLAAIYMRGIRYVQIPTTLLAQVDSSIGGKTGVNLAAGKNLIGSFHHPQAVFADTDLLRTLPPAELRAGLQESIKAGIIYDTRLFRYMEQNAEAILDTSNTKKNADTKALTKVVAASVRVKADVVSKDEKESGLRMILNFGHTIGHAIEAATNYKQLLHGEAVAWGSIAALSVARARNTLSEKDANRIANLILRYGPLPTFKATAEKLVALTARDKKNRSGIRSFILPTAIGKVEIVRDVTEPELLAATQSMLTLMRK
- the nadB gene encoding L-aspartate oxidase; translation: MERVDFLVVGAGIAGLSAAIRLAEVGTVLVVTKEELAESNTAYAQGGIAVAMGGDEDVALHLEDTMAAGDGLVNRGAAAVLVSQGPRRVEELLEWGTAFDRHPAAEGGELMRTREGAHSLSRILHANGDATGREIAVSLLRHVREGGVRKGSIELMEWTTSVDLIVEGGRVVGATLLDGEGGLRVVQARAVLLASGGAGQVYSDTTNPAVATGDGIAMAYRAGAAVSDMEFYQFHPTAFTAEGAPRFLMSEALRGEGALLVNAAGERFMERYHPLLELAPRDVVARAITREGMDGPVYLDMRHMKKDLKARFPGISGFLAGYGLELGRDLIPVRPAAHYLMGGVKTDVQGRTSLPGLYAAGEVACTGVHGANRLASNSLLEGLVFGALAAETMLAESQVAKDELVAAPVAGSPAGVTSEAATERWIRELRELMWKYAGLLRDADGLRQATRGLDALAATMPKGLFRRAVEARNLHVVAELIVASALGREESRGAHYRNDFPLRDAVGKHSVMQRGRLEFAA
- a CDS encoding PepSY domain-containing protein gives rise to the protein MSSSHTFLKYTRLVHLYLGVFITPALLFFAFTGALQTFSLHETTRSSSYKPPVWAVVLGQIHKKQTTVVPVRKVPPPDKPEKSGDKPSDKLNDNPVERLADKPTTDKSQSASPSVATQFAPNASPKPSDAPTPKPHNALPLKIFFLIVAIGLFVSTLTGLYMSYKYIRNRILITAIFIAGVVIPVLLTIL
- a CDS encoding PEP-CTERM sorting domain-containing protein; its protein translation is MKLHAAFLALVTLALLPAVSHADTISATVDTGSGTQIITPTLKGGADVFNYEVFNTDLFSTSLETFTATYTDLTGTLGVLNVTESCVAVTVVFRIVAPCKSVAFSFTDATLGDITVGTFLGLDASAKGNVASVNFDGSIGAGTGSFDFKAANSPVPEPGTLSLMATGLIGAAGVLRRKFATAS
- a CDS encoding TerC/Alx family metal homeostasis membrane protein, with product MLAETPISHWIGFHLFIFALLAIELIYVRRHGPAKVHSTSIAATFLWIGAALAFAFFIFRTLGSHSATEYLAGYAIEESLSIDNLFLFLLLFQLFKIEPSHQPKVLFWGVTGAILMRGAFITAGLGLLARFQWISYVFAAILLLAAIRLVLPSDKKDETHTPRWIAWLSRLHPVSLRQDKFFVIEDGRRMITVLFLALIAIELTDVVFALDSIPAVLSITRHPFLAYTSNIMAVMGLRSLYFLLAHLLAKLRFLHYGLAAVLAFAALKMLSAHWFEIGPVLSLSTIVIILGFTITLSLLLRNKEATPANR
- a CDS encoding DUF3761 domain-containing protein, with protein sequence MKTAIRLMAVAAGLLGTQLALGQATPPAGSTGICKDGTYSTAASKQGACRGHQGVKEWYSAAAPAAAAPAAAAAPAPGPKAVQPAPATAPMTASAPAPAAKSSPSAKAAALPQAAGGGPGLVWVNTSSNVYHCYGSDYYGKTKAGAYMSEADAKAKGAHADHGKACTK
- a CDS encoding M28 family peptidase → MSLSKRKNPRISILLLLVLLLAPELHAQKTNTQFSGQAAYNLTKQLLDVAPKRFNGSPGHLKAEEFIKQHFAPEAAKGNLETDTFTATTPAGLQTMHNYIVRFPGKKDGIIVLATHYETNYPLRDINFYGANDGAATTALLIEIGNVLRTHPPEGYSIWLLFDDGEEAVKEWSNSDSLYGTRHLAAKWANDGTLSKIKAFLLADMCADKDLNIDLDEMSTPWLRDMLKVAAKNTGHSAYIFKNDLPGLGDDHIPFRQRGVPVLDIIDLDYGPHTDATPDGYHHTDQDTLDKISAKSLQISGDLFLEMIRLINQRP
- the tatC gene encoding twin-arginine translocase subunit TatC, with translation MADLVDSVRAAVTDRAELPGMSLMEHLTELRKRLIHSTVYLLIGFCIAYAFHVRLYGIIQKPLNDLHIALNYTHPTDPLNLYLKTALYGGIILASPFILYQVWLFIAPGMYANEKRYVIPFMAATIVLFLSGAWFGYHWVFPGALKVLIGGFGKNFNPVLTIEDYTNFFLAVILGLGVTFELPILIFFLALFGIVDAKFLVQHIRYAILAIFIIAAIICPTPDPIGMCLFASPMLVLYLIGVGIAFLVHPARRKAREAKKAA